One Paraburkholderia flagellata genomic window carries:
- a CDS encoding glyoxalase → MKAIRSVFVALMIAGGLVTAPASFAKPPVLPAQAPWVAVGPQYDTTHVYVAPEDFDKFTDSFVATFGGSKSKQGVFQVTPTPSQTMSQLVFTPVGTISVFGFKTPIPWPFGAERTGYLVTDMDAAMKSARALGADVVVDTFPDPIGRDAVVTWPGGLNMQLYWHTQAPHYDALQTVPENRVYVSPQSLHKLVHAYVNFSHGKVVSDEANAPGVEIGRPNETYRRIRIESGFGKMTVLVTDGHLPYPFGREMTGYEVSNLAGTLEKAKAAGVSVLVPPFSSDGRNAAIVQFPGGYIAEIHDKAAK, encoded by the coding sequence ATGAAAGCTATTCGCTCTGTATTCGTTGCCCTGATGATCGCGGGCGGTCTCGTCACCGCGCCAGCGTCGTTCGCGAAGCCGCCGGTGCTGCCGGCCCAGGCGCCGTGGGTCGCGGTCGGTCCGCAGTACGACACGACTCACGTCTATGTCGCGCCGGAGGATTTCGATAAATTCACCGACAGCTTCGTGGCGACGTTTGGCGGCAGCAAATCGAAGCAGGGCGTGTTCCAGGTCACGCCGACGCCGAGCCAGACGATGTCGCAACTCGTCTTCACGCCGGTGGGCACGATCTCCGTGTTCGGCTTCAAGACGCCAATTCCCTGGCCGTTCGGCGCGGAGCGCACGGGCTACCTCGTGACCGACATGGACGCGGCGATGAAGTCGGCGCGCGCGCTCGGTGCGGACGTGGTCGTCGACACGTTCCCCGACCCGATCGGCCGCGACGCGGTCGTCACGTGGCCGGGCGGTCTCAACATGCAACTCTACTGGCATACGCAGGCGCCGCATTACGATGCACTCCAGACCGTGCCTGAGAATCGCGTGTACGTGTCGCCGCAAAGCCTGCACAAGCTGGTTCACGCCTATGTCAACTTCTCGCACGGCAAGGTCGTGTCCGACGAAGCAAACGCGCCAGGTGTCGAAATCGGACGGCCGAACGAAACGTATCGCCGCATCCGTATCGAATCGGGCTTCGGCAAGATGACCGTGCTCGTTACCGATGGCCATCTGCCTTACCCGTTCGGGCGGGAAATGACGGGCTACGAAGTATCGAATCTCGCCGGGACGCTGGAGAAGGCGAAGGCCGCCGGCGTGAGCGTGCTCGTGCCGCCGTTCTCCTCGGACGGCCGCAATGCCGCGATCGTCCAGTTCCCGGGTGGCTATATCGCCGAGATTCACGACAAAGCGGCGAAATGA
- a CDS encoding DoxX family protein, producing MSALSGSRNPAWVRALLSQWWVAPLTRLALVSAWLIGGVNKALHFGSAIAEQAHFGLHPPALWAALAVVVEIGGSVCVVLRRFTWLGAGGLGMLTVVAILVANDFWNQTGTPRFIALNSFFEHMGLIAALVLATMLGDVQPESGNSRA from the coding sequence ATGAGCGCGCTGAGCGGCAGTCGCAACCCCGCATGGGTGCGTGCGCTGCTTTCGCAGTGGTGGGTCGCGCCGCTCACGCGCCTTGCGCTGGTGTCCGCCTGGCTCATCGGCGGCGTCAACAAGGCGCTGCACTTCGGCAGCGCCATCGCGGAGCAGGCGCATTTCGGCCTTCATCCGCCCGCACTCTGGGCAGCGCTTGCGGTCGTGGTCGAGATCGGCGGTTCGGTTTGCGTGGTGCTCCGTCGCTTCACGTGGCTTGGCGCGGGCGGCCTCGGTATGCTGACGGTCGTGGCGATACTGGTCGCCAACGACTTCTGGAATCAGACCGGCACCCCGCGTTTCATCGCGCTCAACAGCTTTTTCGAGCATATGGGGCTGATCGCAGCGCTCGTGCTCGCGACCATGCTCGGCGATGTGCAACCTGAGTCCGGCAACAGCCGAGCATGA
- a CDS encoding amidohydrolase — protein MCATATHPDLILHNGRFTTLDRSNPLATAVAIADGRFVAVGSDAEVMPLAGIATRVVNLGGRPALPGLIDNHLHLIRGGLNYNMELRWDGVRSLAIAMEMLKQQVAITPAPQWVRVVGGFTEHQFEEKRLPTIEELNAVAPDTPVFILHLYDRALLNAAALRVVGYTKETPEPPGGTILRDGAGNPTGLLLANPNASILYATLAKGPKLPTEYQYNSTRHFMRELNRLGVTGAIDAGGGSQNYPDDYEVIRKLHEAGEMTVRIAYNLFTQKPNAEKEDFVNWTRTVKYHDGSDYFRHNGAGEMLVFSAADFEDFRVARPELPPGMEGELEGVVRVLAQNRWPWRLHATYDETISRALDVFEKVNQDIPLAGLNWFFDHAETVSDRSMDRIAALGGGIAVQHRMAYQGEYFVERYGAQAAEATPPVAKMLAKGIKVSAGTDATRVASYNPWVSLAWLVSGKTVGGLRMYPQRNLLDRETALRMWTEYVTWFSNEEGRKGRIAVGQLADLMVPDRDFFACAEDDIAATTALLTVVGGRIVWGAGPFSQYDASIPPAMPDWSPVRQYGGYGAWGASQREGAPLQRAAAAAMCACANACDVHGHGHASAWGSTLPTSDAKGFWGAFGCSCWAI, from the coding sequence ATGTGTGCAACCGCTACTCATCCTGATCTTATTCTGCATAACGGACGGTTCACTACACTCGACCGTTCGAACCCGCTCGCCACTGCCGTGGCGATCGCCGATGGCCGCTTCGTGGCGGTGGGCAGCGATGCCGAGGTCATGCCGCTCGCGGGCATCGCGACCCGAGTCGTCAATCTCGGCGGCCGGCCGGCACTGCCAGGCTTGATCGATAACCACTTGCATCTGATTCGTGGTGGTCTCAACTACAACATGGAATTGCGCTGGGACGGCGTTCGCTCGCTCGCCATTGCCATGGAAATGCTCAAGCAGCAGGTTGCGATCACGCCCGCGCCACAATGGGTACGCGTGGTCGGAGGCTTCACCGAGCATCAGTTCGAAGAAAAGCGTCTGCCGACCATCGAAGAACTCAACGCTGTCGCGCCCGATACGCCCGTATTCATTCTGCATCTGTACGATCGCGCGCTGCTCAACGCAGCGGCCCTGCGCGTCGTTGGCTATACGAAGGAAACACCCGAGCCGCCGGGCGGAACGATCCTGCGTGACGGTGCTGGCAACCCAACCGGGCTGTTGCTCGCGAATCCCAATGCGTCAATTCTTTACGCGACGCTCGCGAAAGGTCCGAAACTGCCGACCGAGTATCAGTACAATTCGACGCGCCATTTCATGCGCGAGCTCAATCGCCTTGGCGTGACCGGCGCAATCGACGCGGGCGGCGGCTCGCAGAATTATCCCGACGATTATGAAGTCATCCGCAAGCTTCATGAAGCGGGTGAGATGACGGTGCGCATCGCGTACAACCTCTTCACGCAAAAGCCGAACGCCGAAAAAGAAGACTTCGTGAACTGGACCCGCACAGTCAAGTATCACGATGGTTCGGACTACTTTCGTCACAACGGCGCGGGCGAGATGCTCGTGTTTTCGGCTGCCGACTTCGAGGACTTCCGCGTCGCGCGCCCTGAACTGCCGCCTGGGATGGAAGGCGAACTCGAAGGCGTGGTGCGCGTGCTCGCGCAGAACCGCTGGCCGTGGCGACTGCATGCCACGTACGACGAAACCATCAGCCGCGCGCTCGACGTGTTCGAGAAGGTCAACCAGGATATTCCGCTCGCGGGCCTCAACTGGTTCTTCGATCACGCGGAAACCGTTTCTGATCGCTCGATGGACCGCATCGCGGCTCTGGGCGGAGGCATCGCGGTCCAGCATCGCATGGCCTACCAGGGCGAGTACTTCGTCGAGCGCTACGGTGCGCAGGCGGCGGAAGCCACACCGCCCGTCGCGAAGATGCTCGCCAAGGGCATCAAGGTCTCGGCCGGCACCGACGCCACGCGCGTGGCGTCGTACAACCCCTGGGTCTCGCTCGCGTGGCTCGTGAGCGGAAAGACGGTCGGCGGCTTGCGCATGTATCCGCAACGCAATCTGCTCGATCGTGAAACGGCCCTGCGCATGTGGACAGAGTACGTCACCTGGTTTTCGAACGAAGAGGGCCGCAAAGGCCGCATCGCGGTCGGACAGCTTGCGGACCTGATGGTGCCGGACCGAGACTTCTTTGCGTGCGCCGAAGACGATATCGCCGCCACGACGGCATTGCTCACGGTGGTCGGCGGCAGGATCGTCTGGGGCGCGGGCCCGTTCTCACAGTACGACGCGTCGATTCCTCCCGCCATGCCGGACTGGTCGCCCGTGCGCCAGTACGGCGGCTATGGCGCGTGGGGCGCGTCACAACGCGAGGGCGCGCCGCTGCAGCGTGCCGCGGCGGCAGCGATGTGCGCTTGCGCGAATGCCTGCGACGTTCATGGCCATGGCCACGCGAGCGCATGGGGCAGCACGTTGCCGACGTCGGATGCCAAGGGCTTCTGGGGCGCGTTTGGCTGCTCCTGCTGGGCGATCTGA
- a CDS encoding DUF1427 family protein produces MEPYLVSLGAGVLAGVIYSVIKVRSPAPPLVALVGLLGMVIGAQAIPALKPLFGF; encoded by the coding sequence ATGGAACCGTATCTCGTATCGCTCGGTGCTGGTGTGCTCGCCGGCGTGATCTACAGCGTCATCAAGGTCCGCTCGCCGGCACCGCCGCTGGTCGCCCTCGTCGGTTTGCTGGGCATGGTGATCGGCGCGCAGGCCATCCCAGCCCTCAAGCCATTGTTCGGCTTTTAA